A region of Mesorhizobium sp. M3A.F.Ca.ET.080.04.2.1 DNA encodes the following proteins:
- a CDS encoding VOC family protein: MELYRGRLIDHLQLVVRDLEASRRFYGALFEVLGIPIGGEAQDYFWADELFISSADSRAALGVLTGRHHLAFQARDRAMVDAFYHAGLAAGGKDNGAPGERRYHPGYYACFLLDPDGNNIEAVFHGEAKRSADAVEVSF; this comes from the coding sequence ATGGAACTCTATCGCGGCCGGCTCATCGACCACCTCCAGCTTGTGGTGCGCGACCTCGAGGCCAGCCGGCGTTTCTATGGCGCGTTGTTCGAGGTGCTGGGCATCCCGATCGGCGGCGAGGCGCAGGACTATTTCTGGGCCGACGAGCTGTTCATCTCCAGCGCCGACAGCCGCGCCGCGCTCGGCGTGCTCACCGGCCGCCACCATCTCGCCTTCCAGGCCAGGGACCGCGCCATGGTCGACGCCTTCTATCACGCTGGGCTTGCCGCCGGCGGCAAGGACAATGGCGCGCCGGGCGAGCGCCGCTACCACCCCGGCTACTACGCCTGCTTCCTGCTCGACCCCGACGGCAACAACATCGAGGCCGTGTTCCACGGCGAGGCCAAGCGCAGTGCCGATGCGGTGGAGGTGAGTTTTTAG